The DNA sequence GACTGGTGCTTGAGAGACTCTGGTATCAAAGCACAATGCACATCAAGAGAAAACTGGCAAGTAGCACAATTATAATGAAATCCCTTACCAGAAGCACCACAAGCACAACAAAGAAACCTGCCACTGTGATTAGGGGTGTCAAGTAGGAGTGTTAAGGGGTGTTTCCTATGGGCTACATCATGCATTTTGCGAGGCACTTTTGCACATAAGTAATGAAGGATATAATTGCATTCGACACAGCTATATGTTGGACCTCCAGACAATGCTAATCTGCAGCCAGAACAAAAAAGTTCTTCGTTGCTCGTTTTAGAGAAGGTCAAGGGATGCTCATGACTTATATGTTGAAGCTCCATTGCTCTCTTATTAGGTGTAAACAGGTCCTTCAAGGACTGAGGATATCCGTGCAGTCTGTAACATTTGTCGATGGTGTGACTATTTAATTTGCAATAACCACAGTGGAGGTGAAGGTCAGACTTATCAGGTGATATAAGGTTATGAGCTGACAAATAACTTTGGGAGTTCTTGATCAATGAAGAATAACTGTTTCTATGTTCAGATGCAATAGACAGAACAGAAAGGCCTCTTTGGCTTTCTTCCTTCAAAACAAGAATATAAGCATCATCAGCCGATGGAAGAGGTTCCATAGAAAGTATATTtctccttaatttatcataagtCTCATTTAGACCAACAAGAAACTGCATCAAATTTTGTACGCGGAAATAATTTTCAGTGGATTCACAGCTACAAGAAGAGAAAAAGAGATATAGGCTTGAATAATACCATATATCCTTCAACTTCTCATAATAAACTGTGACAGTATCATTGCCTTGCTTAAGACCTGCAAGGGCCTTCTGCAGGTTGAATATTCTCAGCCCTTCATCAGGCGAAAAACGATACAAAAGATCTTTCCATAGCTCAGCAGAGGAATTAGCATTAACATTCCTAAGAACAAAATCTTCATGAAGTGAATTAACTAACCATGACAAGACCATCTGATCTGCTCGACTCCAGGATGAAAACGCGACAGGATCATCCTCTGCACTAGGCTGCTTGATGGTTCCATCTATAAATCCCACCTTGTTTTTCACAGCAAGTGCCATCATCATTGCATCACTCCACTCCTTGTAGTTGTCACCAGTGAGTTGTGTGGACACAACAAGACTGTTCAGACTATCAGAAGGGTTTATGTAAAAAGGATCATATATGGAGCACTCAATATCAGTAGCAGAAGATAAAGATTGATGAGATGATAAAACTATACTTTTGCTATTAGCCATTGAATTGTGATGAAAATGATGCAAGACTCAATTTTTCTAGTGTTGTACTAGCTCACAGAGTTGGTACCAGCAGAATAATTTATAGCAGAAAATGAGTTGTCCCACTCTCCAGTGTCTGGGGCCTGGAAGTACATCATTCAAGAAATATAAAAAGGTATTTTCATTGACATAATAAACGTTTAAGTTGGATTTTAGCATGTTGTAAAGGAATATCTCAATATTAATCATGATCTTGTGAAGTTAGCAGTATTACTCAAATGAATACGTATGAGTCAcatgttttttaaattaatactacTATTAGATTAGTTGGAATGTGGCATACGAGGACTTGAACATGCACATCACTTGTTTCTACTTTCTATTAGCATCAA is a window from the Daucus carota subsp. sativus chromosome 8, DH1 v3.0, whole genome shotgun sequence genome containing:
- the LOC108197762 gene encoding uncharacterized protein LOC108197762, whose protein sequence is MANSKSIVLSSHQSLSSATDIECSIYDPFYINPSDSLNSLVVSTQLTGDNYKEWSDAMMMALAVKNKVGFIDGTIKQPSAEDDPVAFSSWSRADQMVLSWLVNSLHEDFVLRNVNANSSAELWKDLLYRFSPDEGLRIFNLQKALAGLKQGNDTVTVYYEKLKDIWYYSSLYLFFSSCSCESTENYFRVQNLMQFLVGLNETYDKLRRNILSMEPLPSADDAYILVLKEESQRGLSVLSIASEHRNSYSSLIKNSQSYLSAHNLISPDKSDLHLHCGYCKLNSHTIDKCYRLHGYPQSLKDLFTPNKRAMELQHISHEHPLTFSKTSNEELFCSGCRLALSGGPTYSCVECNYILHYLCAKVPRKMHDVAHRKHPLTLLLDTPNHSGRFLCCACGASGKGFHYNCATCQFSLDVHCALIPESLKHQSHSHPLSLKASTSSSHCAACGEPNERVSFGCLDSKKKHNYELHVYCVTLPISIQHIGHDHTLSLRTSCEPIEEGKSLSCAICMKNINQKLWYYGCNVCYEVVAHTKCAASKVLYGTKNGMVRKQILNRVELMKQNILAGRIEECGQWCPQK